In the genome of Corythoichthys intestinalis isolate RoL2023-P3 chromosome 19, ASM3026506v1, whole genome shotgun sequence, one region contains:
- the knstrn gene encoding small kinetochore-associated protein, producing the protein MSKFPRGVPKSAYKKEMKDASAKSGVGKQKEVAGYGLHGELKEQNQQLAAAKEELQKELTETQLRVTHLEQQFSVLEKENCEVKKKLHDCQIILVAEKMDPISGEVIVKAVHENEEERKEVMHVATELLNSLKAFDAIATQQRSRLQEIQKTVLDLNGERDRIMQERQTFILEADDLEKALMEAEALLL; encoded by the exons ATGTCAAAATTTCCAAGAG GCGTTCCGAAATCTGCTTATAAAAAAGAGATGAAGGACGCTTCGGCTAAAAGTGGTGTCGGCAAACAGAAAGAAGTAGCGGG ATATGGCCTGCACGGAGAACTGAAGGAGCAAAATCAGCAACTGGCTGCTGCAAAAGAGGAACTGCAGAAAGAACTAACAGAAACGCAG ctAAGAGTTACCCATTTGGAGCAACAGTTCAGTGTCCTTGAAAAGGAGAATTGTGAGGTGAAGAAAAAACTTCATGACTGTCAGATAATTCTAGTTGCTGAAAAAATGGACCCTA TTTCAGGTGAAGTAATTGTAAAAGCTGTACATGAGAatgaagaagaaagaaaagaagtcATG CATGTCGCCACAGAACTACTAAATTCACTAAAAGCTTTTGACGCCATTGCTACTCAGCAACGTTCTCGCCTGCAG GAAATCCAGAAAACGGTGTTAGACTTGAATGGAGAACGGGATCGTATCATGCAAGAGAGGCAGACCTTCATTCTTGAAGCTGATGACCTAGAAAAAGCGCTAATGGAGGCAGAAGCACTATTATTGTAA